One segment of Rhipicephalus sanguineus isolate Rsan-2018 chromosome 6, BIME_Rsan_1.4, whole genome shotgun sequence DNA contains the following:
- the LOC119397552 gene encoding Down syndrome cell adhesion molecule homolog isoform X2 encodes MRSQHIFDGCHLIIFHKVPARFEEKFKVQTVRRGEAATLQCQAIGDSPLEITWSQDKKRLIFAPVTRYEKFESNTENGVTSELVIPTTDRSDAALYTCVAKNEYGSDERNIKLLVVEVPAQPLDLRILEVWSRKVNVIWSEPYSGNSPINNYIVHYWRDRDGAHRLMEQSVPNSQTSAMISELHPGASYSLTVTAENEVGQGPPSDPVRFLTAEEEPGGSPTDVWAAAKGPTSIAVSWKPPPRDSWNGVLKGYYVGYRAAESSQPYSFKTVETVVNGSQEVTLVGLTKSSRYSVIVKAFNAIGSGPPSEALLVRTLDGDVPLPPALTLISSTDSAFKVKWTHSKATVAPVTGYTLHYKKNAGPWHHIPVVASDDTSYTLTDLDGGATYKVYLTASNQFGRGSGSEAIIINTTNNGYDRAWVFYKDPSLLVPAASFLIAFLVVITVVSVCIKKTKAHKNFEKSLEAEKRQSYGEVTQQQQRYIDVTEKRNRSDYATIQSRRSLSGSYKIEELRSAAPNRGYNTTDAKDRRRSSLRKSSASSHVYDSAA; translated from the exons ATGCGCAGTCAGCATATTTTTGATGGGTGTCATTTGATTATCTTTCATAAAGTGCCCGCCCGGTTCGAGGAGAAGTTCAAGGTGCAGACCGTTCGGCGCGGGGAAGCGGCCACTCTGCAGTGCCAAGCCATCGGGGATTCCCCACTGGAGATCACGTGGTCCCAAGATAAGAAGCGGCTCATATTCGCTCCAGTGACAAG GTACGAAAAGTTCGAGTCGAACACGGAGAACGGCGTGACCTCAGAGCTGGTGATTCCGACGACAGACAGGAGCGACGCGGCCCTCTACACCTGCGTCGCGAAGAACGAGTACGGCAGCGACGAGAGGAACATCAAGCTGCTCGTCGTCG AGGTCCCCGCTCAACCGCTGGACCTTCGTATCCTGGAAGTCTGGAGCCGCAAGGTGAACGTCATCTGGTCGGAGCCGTACAGCGGGAACAGCCCCATCAACAACTACATCGTCCACTACTGGAGGGACAGGG ACGGTGCTCATCGCCTCATGGAGCAGAGCGTGCCGAACAGCCAGACTTCGGCCATGATCAGCGAGCTTCATCCGGGAGCTTCGTATTCTCTCACCGTGACCGCCGAGAACGAAGTAGGTCAGGGTCCCCCCTCGGACCCCGTCCGCTTCCTCACCGCCGAAGAAG AGCCCGGTGGATCACCAACCGACGTCTGGGCGGCTGCCAAGGGACCTACATCCATCGCCGTTTCGTGGAAG CCCCCACCACGTGACTCGTGGAACGGCGTGCTCAAGGGCTACTACGTGGGGTACCGGGCGGCCGAGTCCAGCCAGCCGTACTCGTTCAAGACGGTCGAGACGGTGGTCAACGGGTCTCAGGAAGTCACGCTCGTGGGTCTTACAAAGTCATCGCGGTACAGCGTCATCGTCAAGGCCTTCAACGCCATCGGAAGCGGACCGCCCTCCGAAGCACTGCTCGTACGCACACTGGATGGCG ATGTGCCACTCCCTCCGGCACTGACCCTGATTTCGAGCACCGACTCTGCGTTCAAGGTTAAGTGGACCCACTCGAAGGCCACCGTTGCTCCCGTAACAG GCTATACTCTGCACTACAAGAAGAACGCCGGTCCCTGGCACCATATCCCGGTCGTGGCTTCGGACGACACCAGCTACACGCTCACAGACCTGGACGGTGGTGCGACGTACAAGGTGTACCTCACCGCCTCCAACCAGTTTGGACGCGGATCCGGAAGCGAAGCCATCATCATCAACACCACCAATAACG GATATGACCGTGCCTGGGTCTTCTACAAGGATCCCTCCCTCCTGGTTCCCGCCGCCTCCTTTCTCATTGCCTTCCTCGTCGTCATCACCGTCGTCAGCGTCTGCATCAAGAAGACCAAAGCGCACAAGAACTTCGAAAAAT CCCTGGAAGCAGAGAAGCGCCAGAGCTACGGCGAGgtgacgcagcagcagcagcgctacATCGACGTCACAGAGAAGCGCAACCGCTCCGACTACGCCACCATCCAGAGCCGGAGGAGCCTCTCCGGAAGCTACAAGATCGAGGAACTACGCTCGGCGGCACCCAACAGGGGATACAACACTACGGAC GCCAAAGACAGGCGGCGCTCGTCTCTTCGCAAAAGCAGCGCTTCTTCCCACGTCTACGACAGCGCTGCGTGA
- the LOC125758882 gene encoding hemicentin-1-like, with protein MEYAVATVGLLLVVLIIPQGYHCSRQVPPKISPFSFPNNATVGQRGTATCTATEGDQPLTFRWLKNGRRIDVGDSSTITDNADFSVLKIQSLDVNSSGNYTCVVSNLVGSASRSATLTVHGRQSQEERLQSSNGTLILTTTSRSDNGEYKCEASNGIGQSLQKTVTVTVKPMLLNSLSAVVVIILSGFTSAKPTVPPRITPFSFATKLVAGQRATVTCSTYEGSQPLTFVWLKDGSVLSKGENVEKSEGEAHSTLSISPLSPRNSGNYTCVASNAAGSDSASSSLIVYAPPKVLPFVIPKNLLVGESVSFICSAASGSKPLKFVWIKDDATVHRGTALRITDSADYSTLTIESLKTSDAGNYTCVVSNSGGTVSHSDVLHVKVEPADVTVTAGDAITLKCNGTGFPPPKISWTKEGVQASENSADGVIQIASASKKDEGHYKCHISNDIGADLYKTVTVTVKLSTKISPFIFSKNLLVGERTSVMCATTSGDQPFRFSWMKDGRPLQQSTKINVASNPQYSALTIDKLDLKDAGNYTCSVSNAHGTVSYTDTLEVRAPPTWVAEPVDVHVKSGESVEIPCKAEGFPPPSTTWLKNAPPKILPFAFPRTLTVGETTTLTCTTTAGDEPFKYLWLKDGSVVHPGVNVKIVTSPEFSVFKIDKLTLENAGNYTCVVSNAGGTVSHASTLEIRVPPSIPPFQFPKNLEVQQRISVICTISVGEKPLQFAWLKDGSALASGSRNVRIVDNAESSTLHIDVLTLESAGNYTCSVTNKAGYTSYTAPLAVHGDETPVTGAQKDGHGASSILIRNVAPKIQPFSFPATLNVGERSGTLCIVTAGDKPLTFSWFKDESTLTTNDNVKVTSNAEFSNLNFGSLEATHIGNYTCSVRNSVGSASFTAFLAVHAPPSWTEAPGDKELTAGETGSLTCKAKGFPSPTIRWFKTEKPKLQPLVFTRSRIRTGESASALCALVASDHDVKFRWFKENVEIGGAVPNVKVKNDKKVSVLTVEPATLQSAGNYTCTAENNYGHDANSATLVVEEPGKDASKTSIATASGSTALIVPKTAKDVEGKYVCEADNSIGTALKKIVFVKVKSPPVWISEPRDVSAVSGSNVTVQCMASGSPPPKMTWTRSKEPPKVNPFLFTKTLSEGQSTAVTCTVTQGSKPVQLQWLKDGHEVVGSGAVKLIKHETIVVLSIEPVKVADSGNYTCVARNEYGYDRYTSALQVNAPPKWEVEPQDVVLKRGETVELQCKAVGYPLPDVRWLKEGTELKRLSEDRAQVLQNGTLVIRNATSEDSGKYSCLASNGIGAALTKTLSVLVKSKPAFGSYNSHYTSPNTSVIASACSESLSQASEIQF; from the exons ATGGAATACGCTGTTGCAACCGTAGGACTACTACTCGTCGTCCTGATCATTCCTCAAGGATACCATTGCTCACGACAAG TTCCACCGAAGATATCGCCCTTCTCATTTCCAAACAACGCGACCGTCGGCCAAAGGGGGACGGCGACCTGCACGGCCACGGAGGGCGATCAGCCGCTCACCTTCCGCTGGCTGAAGAACGGACGGCGCATAGACGTCGGGGACTCCTCCACAATTACTGACAACGCCGATTTCTCCGTGCTCAAGATACAGTCGCTGGACGTGAATAGCTCCGGCAACTACACTTGCGTCGTGAGCAACCTCGTCGGCTCCGCGTCCCGATCTGCCACGCTCACCGTTCACG GACGTCAAAGCCAGGAGGAGCGCCTACAGTCCAGCAATGGAACGCTGATACTGACGACAACAAGCAGGAGCGACAACGGTGAATACAAGTGTGAGGCCAGCAACGGGATCGGACAGTCCCTACAAAAGACAGTCACCGTGACCGTTAAGC CTATGCTCCTGAACAGTCTGTCCGCAGTTGTGGTCATCATACTCTCCGGATTCACGTCGGCTAAGCCTACCG TGCCACCCAGGATTACGCCGTTCAGTTTCGCGACCAAACTAGTTGCCGGCCAAAGGGCAACCGTGACATGCTCCACTTACGAGGGTTCCCAGCCACTGACGTTTGTGTGGCTCAAAGACGGATCTGTCCTCTCCAAGGGCGAGAACGTAGAAAAAAGCGAAGGAGAGGCTCACTCGACGCTCAGCATAAGTCCCCTGTCGCCGCGAAACAGCGGTAACTACACGTGCGTGGCCAGCAACGCGGCAGGCTCAGACTCCGCATCCAGTTCGCTCATAGTTTACG CTCCGCCAAAGGTTCTACCCTTCGTCATACCGAAGAACCTACTGGTCGGGGAGAGCGTAAGCTTCATTTGTTCGGCTGCGTCGGGCAGCAAACCGCTGAAGTTTGTGTGGATAAAGGACGACGCTACGGTACACCGTGGAACTGCCCTAAGAATAACGGACAGTGCGGACTACTCGACGCTCACCATTGAAAGCTTGAAAACGAGCGATGCTGGAAATTACACGTGCGTTGTGAGCAACTCTGGAGGAACAGTATCGCACTCGGACGTCCTGCATGTCAAAG TGGAGCCTGCAGACGTCACCGTTACAGCCGGGGACGCCATCACGCTAAAATGCAACGGGACCGGCTTTCCGCCGCCAAAAATTTCGTGGACGAAAGAAG GTGTACAGGCATCCGAGAATTCCGCAGACGGTGTCATCCAGATAGCATCGGCCTCCAAGAAGGACGAAGGCCACTACAAGTGCCACATCTCGAACGACATAGGGGCCGACCTCTACAAAACTGTCACGGTGACAGTGAAGT TGTCGACGAAAATCTCTCCCTTCATATTCTCCAAGAATCTGTTGGTTGGAGAACGGACGAGCGTTATGTGCGCAACGACGTCTGGAGACCAGCCCTTCAGGTTTTCTTGGATGAAGGATGGAAGGCCGCTGCAGCAAAGTACGAAGATCAACGTAGCCAGCAACCCGCAGTACTCGGCGCTGACCATAGACAAGCTGGACCTCAAAGACGCGGGAAATTACACCTGTTCGGTCAGCAACGCACACGGAACGGTATCCTACACGGACACGTTAGAAGTAAGAG CTCCACCAACGTGGGTGGCGGAGCCCGTCGACGTCCACGTCAAGTCTGGTGAATCTGTTGAGATACCGTGCAAAGCGGAAGGATTTCCACCGCCCTCTACAACGTGGCTCAAGAACG CACCTCCAAAGATTCTTCCCTTTGCGTTTCCACGCACGCTGACCGTCGGAGAAACGACCACTCTGACGTGCACAACTACGGCCGGTGATGAGCCTTTCAAGTACCTGTGGCTCAAAGATGGCTCGGTTGTGCATCCGGGAGTTAACGTCAAGATTGTGACATCGCCCGAGTTTTCGGTGTTCAAGATCGACAAGCTGACTCTAGAGAATGCCGGGAATTACACCTGCGTCGTCAGCAATGCCGGAGGAACAGTGTCCCATGCGAGCACCTTGGAGATTAGAG TGCCCCCGTCCATACCACCTTTTCAATTCCCGAAGAACCTCGAAGTGCAGCAACGCATAAGCGTTATATGCACTATATCGGTCGGAGAAAAGCCGCTGCAATTCGCCTGGCTCAAGGACGGCTCCGCACTGGCCAGCGGCTCGAGGAACGTCCGCATCGTAGATAATGCCGAGTCTTCTACGCTGCACATCGACGTGCTTACGCTCGAAAGTGCCGGAAATTACACCTGCTCGGTGACCAACAAGGCTGGATACACATCTTACACGGCTCCACTGGCAGTTCACG GTGATGAAACGCCAGTCACGGGGGCCCAGAAGGATGGCCACGGAGCGTCCAGTATCCTTATCCGCAATGTCG CGCCCAAGATTCAACCTTTCTCGTTCCCTGCGACGCTGAACGTGGGGGAAAGGAGCGGGACGCTATGCATCGTCACGGCGGGAGACAAGCCACTCACGTTCTCGTGGTTCAAAGACGAGTCTACGCTGACCACTAACGATAACGTCAAGGTGACGAGCAACGCGGAGTTCTCGAACCTCAATTTCGGATCTCTGGAAGCGACACACATCGGAAACTATACTTGCTCCGTCAGAAACAGCGTAGGATCAGCATCGTTTACTGCTTTCCTCGCAGTGCACG cgccgccgTCGTGGACGGAAGCTCCGGGTGACAAAGAACTCACTGCAGGAGAAACCGGTAGCCTTACGTGTAAAGCGAAGGGATTTCCAAGCCCGACCATACGCTGGTTCAAAACAG AGAAGCCGAAGCTCCAGCCTCTGGTGTTCACACGCAGCCGAATTCGCACCGGCGAGAGTGCCAGTGCGTTGTGCGCTTTGGTGGCCAGCGACCACGACGTGAAGTTCAGGTGGTTCAAGGAAAACGTCGAGATAGGTGGTGCCGTGCCTAATGTGAAAGTGAAGAACGACAAAAAGGTGTCTGTGCTTACCGTCGAGCCCGCCACCCTCCAAAGCGCCGGCAACTACACCTGCACGGCGGAGAACAATTACGGCCACGATGCCAACTCTGCCACGTTAGTCGTCGAAG AACCCGGAAAGGATGCCAGCAAGACATCAATAGCCACTGCAAGCGGCTCGACAGCGTTGATTGTGCCAAAAACTGCTAAGGACGTCGAAGGGAAATACGTCTGCGAGGCGGACAACAGCATTGGCACGGCCCTGAAGAAAATAGTGTTCGTTAAAGTCAAGT CTCCACCTGTGTGGATAAGTGAGCCTCGAGACGTGTCCGCCGTAAGTGGATCGAACGTCACCGTACAGTGCATGGCAAGCGGATCGCCGCCTCCGAAGATGACGTGGACCAGAAGCAAAG agcCGCCAAAGGTGAATCCTTTCTTGTTCACCAAGACACTATCCGAAGGACAGAGCACAGCGGTAACATGCACCGTCACACAGGGCTCCAAACCAGTGCAGCTTCAGTGGCTCAAAGATGGGCACGAGGTCGTCGGTAGCGGTGCTGTGAAGCTCATCAAGCACGAAACGATAGTAGTGCTCTCCATCGAGCCCGTCAAAGTTGCGGATTCCGGAAACTACACCTGTGTGGCTCGGAACGAGTACGGATACGATCGCTACACCTCAGCGCTGCAAGTGAATG CGCCACCTAAATGGGAAGTGGAACCTCAAGATGTGGTCCTCAAGCGAGGGGAGACCGTGGAACTTCAGTGTAAAGCCGTGGGATACCCGCTACCTGACGTCAGGTGGCTCAAAGAAG GTACCGAGTTGAAGAGGCTTTCAGAAGACAGGGCCCAAGTCCTGCAGAACGGAACGCTGGTCATCCGGAACGCCACGAGCGAAGATAGCGGCAAATACTCTTGCCTGGCATCCAACGGAATCGGCGCTGCCTTGACGAAAACGTTGTCCGTGCTCGTGAAGAGTAAGCCGGCATTCGGATCTTACAACAGCCACTACACGTCACCAAATACGTCAGTTATAGCGTCAGCGTGCTCTGAAAGTCTTTCTCAAGCTTCAGAGATCCAATTTTAG